The following DNA comes from Tunturibacter psychrotolerans.
TCGTCGGGATGATATCGCGGCAGTATCATCTCCAGCGTAGGCTTTACCGCTCGATCGAGTTCAAAGATATTGTAGGTTTCCGCCGACCAGTAGATTTCTCCGCTGGCCACTCTCCAGCCGAAGCTGCCAGTGTGGCTTATGCTCTGCCCTTCAGTGAGGAAAGCTTCGCTGCGTTGCAGATCTGAATAGAGGCTGGCGTTCTCGAGCGAAATTGCGGCTTGTGAAGCCAGGAACTGCAGCACGGCAACCCGGTCCGGCGTGAAGGCGCACGCAGTCAGATTGTTCTCCAGATAGAGTGCGCCGACAAGCTGCGCCCGCTCGACGATGGGCAGGCAGAAGATGGACCTGGAGCGCTTCTGCCGCACATATTCGTCCTTTGAATACACCTCGTCGGCCGAAGCATCATCCAGAAGCACGCTCTCCTGCGTCCGGATCACGTAATGCAGCGCGGATTGAGGGAGATCAGACGGTGTAACCTGCTCCTGGCGAACGACCAGCTCGATCCTGCCCGGACCAGTAGTGGCTTCGGCTTCTATCCACGGCTCGCGGTCCCGAATCAGGATCAACAAACCCCGCTCGGCCCCGGCATGCTCCACCGCGATTCGCACGAGCTTCTCGATGAGACTGGAGAGGACCATCTCACTCGAAAGTGCCTGCGAAGCTTTAACCACAGTCTCGACGTCGAGTTGCCCTGCCAGTGGCGCAATCGCGGTCGAGGAGGTGTGAGTCCGTTCGTCGCGAAGGCGCGGGTAGAGTTCGTCGAGTTGCTTTACTTTTCCGTCGGCTCCCCAACGCGCATAGAGAGACCGAGCCTCCTTCAAATACGCCTTTGCGACCTTCTCCAATCCCCGGGCTCGATAGAAACCCGCTGCCAATTCGTTAGCGAGCGCTTCGTTGTGAACAAAACTATTCGCTTGTGCGGAGCGGATGGCATCTTCGTAAAGTTTTTCGGCGTCGAGCGTGCGGCCTTCGATGCGCGCAATTTCCGCCCCCACCAGAGCGGCGCGGTTTTCGAAATTCTCCGGGCAGTTTTCCGCCCATATTTGGAGGTGTTTGTAGTGAGCTTCGAGAGCATCGTAATGCTCCCGGCTTTGGCACGCCGTTGCGGAATCGCAGAACGCTGCACGGGCAAGCGCGCTGTAAAATTCATACTCTGCCGGCGCAAAATTCGGTAATGTCGCAAGCAGCGGGCGGGCCTTCAATGAGGCCTCGATGGCAGAAGCAAAGTCACCGGCAAAGAAGTGGGCTTGTAGCTTTCGGACCCAGTACCCCCAACGGGCCGCCGGCGGGTAGCTCTCCAGACGACGCTCGAACCCTATTTCGTCGAACTCTGCATGCTCAAAGGAACCGAATTTTGTCGTCAGGCCCCTGAGCGTTCGGATAAGACAGAGCTGCAGATTAGCCATGTCAGCGGCGAAACAGATCTTCGCCTTCTGTGCAAAGCGAAGGCCATTCTCGACTTCCCTTTGCACTTCAGCGAGCGGATCTCCCGTCGCGATAAGCAGGGTGTTCAGGCTGATACGGCTGTACGCTGCGTAGGTGAGGTCGCCGATTGTCTTTGCAATCTCGAAGGCTTGACGCGTCACATTACAGCAAGCCGAGAGATGCTGCATCCATGGCATGATGCCATTTGCGAAAGCGGCATAGGTCGCAGCCTGGAAGCGCTTCAAACCACGCTTTTCAACCAGATCATAGCCGAGCTGACCGAATCGAAGTGCATTCTTGTAGTCGCCGAACCTATGCCCCGCTACGAAGCTAAGCCAAACATAGTGGACGCACGAACCGTCGTTGTTGCCGTGCTCGATGCTGAGACTAACCGCCCCACAGACGACCAGGGCAAAAAGATTCGTATCCGTAAACACTGCAGAGCTCAATACCTTCGTCAGAACATCCAGAGTCGCGATAGATGTGGGGTCGCTCATTAGCGGGAAATCAATGACCTCCTCGATGGCGCGGCTTCCGAGTTTTGACCAGGTCCGCTCGTATTCGCTTCGTACTTGTTCCTCCGTTGGATGGAGCGGCCAGTCGATACCGACATGGCGCAGGTAGTCGAGGCCGATAGCGATTGCACGGTTCGTCTGAGAGATCGCCATATAAACATCGATACCCAGACACGTGGCCATCGCTAGTTCGACGGTATTTGAGGCACGCGATCGAAGCATTTCCACGCGCTTGGCCGCGATGGCCAGCTCGCCAGTCAGGAACTCGCATTCGGCCCGCTGCAATTCCAGTTGGAAAATCAGATCGTGGTCGCGCTTCCAGGCCGCATCCGCCAAAAGCGCTTGGCCAGCGACGAAATACTGAAGAGCTGAGGCGTAGGCGGTAGACCCCTTGGCCCGTTTGCCGGCGATCAGGTTCAACTCAGCAACCTGGAAACGCTCCTCTTCTGAAACGATGAGCTCAGCTCCGCGATTCAACTGATTGACGATCTCGAATACGGCCTCCTCACGCTTTTCAGGCGGGGTGTGCGCATGGAGCAATCGCCCGATTCGTAGATGTGCTTCAGCGCGGGCTTCTTCCGCAATAAGCGAATAGGCTGCTTCCTGTATGCGGTCGTGCGCAAACCGGTAAGAGTTCTCCGAGCGGACAATCAGCTCCTGGTGGAGAGCCTCCCATAGTTCCGCTTCGGTCTCTTGCTCGGACGCCTCAAGAACAGCAGAAAGTGTGGCGGCTTCGGCGCTGTTTCCAATGCAGGCAAATTGCTGCAGGGCCTTTTGAATTGCAACTGGAAGCCGGTTCAGTTTTGCAACCATAAGGTCTACAACGTTGTCGGTATAACCCTTAGCCCGAATGGCATCCAGATCCCAGCGCCATCGGGCATCTCTATGGTCGAAAGTGATGAGCCCCTCTTCAACCAGGGCATGGATAAACTGACGGACAAAAAACGGGTTGCCGGAAGTCTTCTCGTGCAAGAGTTGCGCCAGCAACAGCGCAGGCTGCGATTCACAATGGAGGGCATCTGCAATCAAGTGTGCCAAATCGGCGGGGCTCAGCGGCGTCAGACGGATCTCCTGCTCAGCGGCTCCGGCTTGACGGATTGCTGACAGCTTCCGCATCAGCGGATGCTCCGAGTCGACCTCGTTGTCTCGATAAGCGCCGACCACGAGAAGGCGTGCCAGATCCTGCTGGACCAGCAAATCCTCTAGAAAGTCGAGTGTTGCCACGTCAAGCCATTGCAAATCGTCGAGAAACAGGACCAGCGGATGTTCAGGGCGCGCGAAAACGCTGATAAACCGCCGAAATGCAAGATAGGAGCGAGTTTTCGCGTCTTGAGGCGGTAAAGCGGCAACAGGCGACTGCTCTCCGATGATTAGCTTCAATTCAGGGACGAGATCGATAAGGAGCGATCCATTCGGACTTAACGCCAATAGAAGGTCATCCCGCCATTTGCTCAGCTGGCCTTCAGGCTTACTCATCAGTGGGCGCAAAAGGCTCTGGAAAGCTTGCGCTACAGTTGCGTAAGGAATATCGCGCTTGTACTGGTCGAACTTACCCGACGCAAATAAGCCACGCGGCGGAACAAGGAATTTGCGAAGTTCATTGACAACAGCGGATTTGCCAATGCCAGAGTATCCGGAGACAAGAACCAATTCCGGCCTTCCGCCGGCAACAACACGCTCGAACGCCGCAAGCAGAGCATTGACCTCGCGCTCCCTCCCGTAAAGCTTCTCGGGTATCAGCAACTGGTTTGGGACATCGTGTGTCCCCAGCTGGAACGGTTCAATGCACCCTCTTGATTCCCATTCCCCGAAGCACTTTTGAAGATCGGCCTCAACGCCTAAAGCGGTCTGATAACGGTCCTCGGCGTTCTTGGCCAGGAGCTTCATAACGATCGCAGACAATGGCTCGGGCACTGCAGCGCGATCCCGAGGCGGTGTCGGCCGGCGTGCAATGTGGCAGTGGACCCATTC
Coding sequences within:
- a CDS encoding sigma 54-interacting transcriptional regulator; translated protein: MTTLPLGIPFSQDARDLGAAAVATRTPSGTKPSGYVLVPLREAADFTLYRGRQQDNPSPVLVVALAAEHPSPQSLRRLEHEYSLAGEVDSAWAAKPLALTRHEGRAILVLKDPGGDPLDLILERGQGQPLDLTRALRIAIGLTAALCQVHRHGLIHKDIKPENVLVDDADCVWLTGFGVASRLPRELQPPAPPEIISGTLAYMAPEQTGRMNRSVDARSDFYSLGVTLYLMLTGALPFDAADPLEWVHCHIARRPTPPRDRAAVPEPLSAIVMKLLAKNAEDRYQTALGVEADLQKCFGEWESRGCIEPFQLGTHDVPNQLLIPEKLYGREREVNALLAAFERVVAGGRPELVLVSGYSGIGKSAVVNELRKFLVPPRGLFASGKFDQYKRDIPYATVAQAFQSLLRPLMSKPEGQLSKWRDDLLLALSPNGSLLIDLVPELKLIIGEQSPVAALPPQDAKTRSYLAFRRFISVFARPEHPLVLFLDDLQWLDVATLDFLEDLLVQQDLARLLVVGAYRDNEVDSEHPLMRKLSAIRQAGAAEQEIRLTPLSPADLAHLIADALHCESQPALLLAQLLHEKTSGNPFFVRQFIHALVEEGLITFDHRDARWRWDLDAIRAKGYTDNVVDLMVAKLNRLPVAIQKALQQFACIGNSAEAATLSAVLEASEQETEAELWEALHQELIVRSENSYRFAHDRIQEAAYSLIAEEARAEAHLRIGRLLHAHTPPEKREEAVFEIVNQLNRGAELIVSEEERFQVAELNLIAGKRAKGSTAYASALQYFVAGQALLADAAWKRDHDLIFQLELQRAECEFLTGELAIAAKRVEMLRSRASNTVELAMATCLGIDVYMAISQTNRAIAIGLDYLRHVGIDWPLHPTEEQVRSEYERTWSKLGSRAIEEVIDFPLMSDPTSIATLDVLTKVLSSAVFTDTNLFALVVCGAVSLSIEHGNNDGSCVHYVWLSFVAGHRFGDYKNALRFGQLGYDLVEKRGLKRFQAATYAAFANGIMPWMQHLSACCNVTRQAFEIAKTIGDLTYAAYSRISLNTLLIATGDPLAEVQREVENGLRFAQKAKICFAADMANLQLCLIRTLRGLTTKFGSFEHAEFDEIGFERRLESYPPAARWGYWVRKLQAHFFAGDFASAIEASLKARPLLATLPNFAPAEYEFYSALARAAFCDSATACQSREHYDALEAHYKHLQIWAENCPENFENRAALVGAEIARIEGRTLDAEKLYEDAIRSAQANSFVHNEALANELAAGFYRARGLEKVAKAYLKEARSLYARWGADGKVKQLDELYPRLRDERTHTSSTAIAPLAGQLDVETVVKASQALSSEMVLSSLIEKLVRIAVEHAGAERGLLILIRDREPWIEAEATTGPGRIELVVRQEQVTPSDLPQSALHYVIRTQESVLLDDASADEVYSKDEYVRQKRSRSIFCLPIVERAQLVGALYLENNLTACAFTPDRVAVLQFLASQAAISLENASLYSDLQRSEAFLTEGQSISHTGSFGWRVASGEIYWSAETYNIFELDRAVKPTLEMILPRYHPDDKDLVQQTLDRACEAKADFDLEHRLLMPDGSIKHLHISARVLTTSSGNLEFVGAVTDITAAKQAEEKSRRDDHELRHIADAIAQVIVVLGPNGRPVYANRVALEYTGLSIEEVRAESFRDRVVHPEDTEMFKEVRQNALLNGVPFETEQRVLGKDGKYRWFLLRYNPFRDEEGRLVRWYATAVDIEDRKVAEQRIQNENVTLREEIDRFSMFEEIVGSCEPMRQVLKQVAKVAPSGSTVLILGETGTGKELIARALHRRSNRAARAFVRVNCAAIPQSLIASELFGHEKGAFTGALQRRLGRFESADGGTLFLDEIGDLPMETQIALLRVLQEREFERVGSNHPIPVDVRLIAATNRDLPAAVAAGTFRQDLFYRLHVVPIVVPPLRERAADIPLLVEYFVGRYAKAAGKKIQHIGRQTLEQLTAYGWPGNIRELQNVVERAVILGETDTFFVDESWLKRESAESRQPREGLSTLSDREVGMIEAALADCHGRISGPSGAAAKLGIPRQTLESKIRRLKISKYDLKHQSS